The following proteins come from a genomic window of Flavobacterium eburneipallidum:
- a CDS encoding DNA primase produces MKRVIVDYAKLTNEILNLLVEKFPDGYDDSDVIRFRNAKNELIEAVEVRTEDTIYLVKISTKLADRIENYDEDDEIEIEPIADIAIDDDEASDDEDDKPEYKDDDVSGDDDDDDDDADENEIPEDEEDEDEE; encoded by the coding sequence ATGAAAAGAGTAATTGTTGACTACGCCAAACTAACTAACGAAATTTTAAACCTTCTTGTCGAAAAATTTCCTGACGGTTATGATGATTCAGATGTGATTCGTTTTAGAAATGCCAAAAACGAATTAATCGAAGCAGTAGAAGTTCGTACGGAGGACACTATTTATTTAGTAAAAATCAGTACTAAACTGGCTGATAGAATCGAAAATTATGATGAAGATGATGAAATCGAAATCGAACCAATCGCAGATATTGCTATAGATGACGATGAGGCTTCTGATGACGAGGACGATAAACCAGAATACAAAGATGATGATGTTTCTGGAGACGACGACGACGACGATGACGACGCTGATGAAAACGAGATTCCTGAAGATGAGGAAGATGAAGACGAAGAATAA
- a CDS encoding deoxyhypusine synthase family protein, with translation MSKGPISQFIEKHYLHFNSASLVDAAKAYEQQLANGAKMMVSMAGAMSTAEIGKIFAEIIRQDKVQIISCTGANLEEDIMNLVAHSHYERVPNYRDLTPEDEWALLERGLNRVTDTCIPEHEAFRRLQKHIYKIWKDADNKGERYFPHEFMYKMLLSGVLEEYYEIDLKDSWMYAAAEKNLPIIVPGWEDSTMGNIFASYVIKGDLKASTMKSGIEYMTFLADWYPKNSSNGIGFFQIGGGIAGDFPICVVPMLYQDMEMHDIPFWSYFCQISDSTTSYGSYSGAVPNEKITWGKLDIKTPKFIIESDATIVAPLIFAYLLDL, from the coding sequence ATGAGTAAAGGACCAATCAGTCAGTTTATAGAAAAGCATTACTTGCATTTCAACTCTGCATCGTTAGTTGATGCTGCAAAAGCATACGAACAACAGTTAGCCAACGGGGCAAAGATGATGGTAAGTATGGCTGGTGCAATGAGTACCGCCGAAATTGGGAAGATTTTTGCCGAAATAATTCGTCAGGATAAAGTACAAATCATTTCTTGTACTGGTGCCAATCTTGAAGAAGATATTATGAATCTTGTAGCGCATTCGCATTACGAAAGAGTACCAAATTATCGTGATTTGACTCCGGAAGATGAATGGGCTTTACTAGAAAGAGGATTAAATCGTGTGACCGATACTTGTATTCCAGAGCACGAAGCATTCCGTCGTTTGCAAAAACACATTTACAAAATTTGGAAAGATGCCGATAACAAAGGCGAAAGATATTTTCCGCATGAATTTATGTATAAAATGTTGCTTTCAGGAGTTTTGGAAGAATATTACGAAATTGACTTAAAAGACAGCTGGATGTATGCTGCTGCCGAGAAAAATTTACCTATTATTGTACCAGGTTGGGAAGATAGCACTATGGGAAATATTTTTGCTTCTTACGTTATCAAAGGAGATTTGAAAGCATCTACTATGAAATCAGGTATTGAATATATGACTTTCCTAGCCGATTGGTATCCAAAAAATAGCTCAAACGGAATCGGTTTCTTCCAGATTGGTGGAGGAATTGCTGGAGATTTTCCAATTTGTGTAGTGCCAATGTTGTACCAAGATATGGAAATGCACGATATTCCTTTTTGGAGTTATTTTTGCCAAATTTCAGACTCTACAACCAGTTATGGTTCGTATTCTGGAGCGGTACCAAATGAAAAAATCACTTGGGGAAAATTAGATATCAAAACCCCAAAGTTTATTATCGAGTCGGATGCTACTATTGTTGCTCCATTAATTTTTGCTTATTTGTTAGATTTATAG
- a CDS encoding arginine decarboxylase — MNTKYFDLINQTYYFPQEEFTLSKDNLEFHNIDLMKLVEKYGTPLKFTYLPQISNNINKAKNWFRKSMEKNNYEGKYYYCYCTKSSHFQYIMNEAFKNNIHIETSSAFDINIVENLLESGKINKSTYVICNGFKRDQYIENIARLINHGHKNTIPIIDNYEELDILQEQIKRKFKIGIRIAAEEEPKFEFYTSRLGIGYKNIVQFYKKQIQDNKKLELKMLHFFINTGINDNAYYWNELVKCIKVYVALKKECPTLDGLNIGGGFPIKNSLAFEYDYQYMIDEIINQIKIACDEAEVDVPNIFTEFGSYTVGESGGAIYQVLYQKQQNDREKWNMIDSSFITTLPDTWAINKRFIMLAVNRWNDTYERVLLGGMTCDSDDYYNSEQNMNAIYLPKYNKEKPLYIGFFNTGAYQETIGGYGGLHHCLIPQPKHILIDKDENGILATEVFSEQQTAEDVLKILGYDKK; from the coding sequence ATGAATACAAAATATTTCGATTTAATTAATCAGACTTATTATTTCCCTCAAGAAGAGTTTACTTTAAGTAAAGACAACCTCGAATTTCACAATATCGATTTGATGAAATTAGTAGAAAAATACGGTACACCATTAAAATTTACTTATTTACCTCAAATTTCCAACAACATTAACAAAGCCAAAAACTGGTTTCGTAAGTCGATGGAAAAAAACAACTACGAAGGTAAATACTATTATTGCTATTGCACAAAAAGCTCTCATTTTCAATATATTATGAATGAAGCTTTTAAAAACAATATCCACATCGAAACCTCTTCTGCTTTTGATATTAATATTGTTGAAAATTTATTGGAATCAGGTAAAATCAATAAAAGCACTTATGTGATTTGTAACGGTTTCAAAAGAGATCAATACATCGAAAACATTGCTCGTTTGATTAATCATGGACATAAAAATACGATTCCAATTATTGATAATTATGAGGAATTAGATATTTTACAAGAGCAAATCAAGCGAAAATTCAAAATCGGAATTCGTATAGCTGCCGAGGAAGAACCAAAATTTGAGTTTTACACTTCTCGTTTAGGAATTGGTTACAAAAACATTGTTCAGTTTTATAAAAAACAAATTCAGGACAATAAGAAATTGGAACTTAAAATGTTACACTTTTTTATCAATACTGGAATTAATGATAATGCCTATTATTGGAACGAATTGGTGAAGTGTATCAAAGTATATGTAGCTTTGAAAAAAGAATGCCCAACATTGGATGGATTGAACATTGGTGGTGGTTTTCCAATAAAAAACTCATTGGCATTTGAATACGACTACCAATACATGATTGACGAAATCATCAATCAAATCAAAATTGCTTGTGATGAAGCCGAAGTAGATGTTCCTAACATTTTTACCGAATTTGGATCCTATACAGTTGGAGAAAGTGGTGGTGCAATTTATCAGGTTTTGTATCAAAAGCAGCAAAATGATAGAGAAAAATGGAATATGATCGATTCTTCTTTTATCACAACTTTACCTGATACTTGGGCTATTAACAAGCGTTTTATCATGCTGGCTGTAAACCGCTGGAATGATACTTACGAAAGAGTTTTATTGGGCGGAATGACCTGTGATAGCGATGATTATTACAATTCCGAACAAAATATGAATGCCATTTATTTGCCAAAATACAACAAAGAAAAACCATTATATATAGGCTTTTTCAACACAGGAGCTTATCAAGAAACTATTGGAGGTTACGGCGGATTACACCACTGTTTGATTCCACAACCAAAACACATTTTGATTGATAAAGATGAAAATGGAATTCTAGCAACAGAAGTTTTCTCTGAACAACAAACCGCTGAAGATGTTTTAAAAATATTAGGTTACGACAAAAAATAA
- the aroB gene encoding 3-dehydroquinate synthase has protein sequence MQSIQANNYPIYFNENGYEALNSFLKESKYSTLFIIVDNNTNESCLNKFLPYLETDLKIEIIEFESGEPNKNIETCIQIWNVLTELGADRKSLVINLGGGVVTDLGGFVASTFKRGMDFIHIPTTLLSMVDASVGGKTGVDLGNLKNQIGVINVPKMVLIDTQYLTTLSKDEMRSGLAEMLKHGLIYDKNYWEKFLDLKAVDFADFDELIYRSVEIKNEIVIQDPTEKNIRKALNFGHTLGHAIESYFLENENKKNLLHGEAIAVGMILESYISWKMNLITIDDYIQIKTTIKSIYDDVVFEENDIEPILELLIHDKKNEYGNIQFALIQAIGKIKINQSVENELILKAFHDYKS, from the coding sequence ATGCAATCGATTCAAGCCAACAATTATCCAATCTATTTCAACGAAAACGGATATGAAGCTCTTAATTCATTCCTAAAGGAAAGTAAATATTCAACTCTATTTATTATTGTAGATAACAATACGAATGAATCTTGTTTGAATAAATTTCTACCTTATTTAGAAACAGATTTGAAAATAGAAATCATTGAATTTGAGTCTGGTGAACCCAATAAAAACATCGAAACTTGTATTCAAATTTGGAATGTTTTGACAGAATTGGGAGCCGATAGAAAAAGTTTGGTTATCAATTTAGGTGGCGGGGTGGTTACTGATTTAGGAGGTTTTGTAGCTTCTACATTCAAAAGGGGAATGGATTTTATCCATATTCCAACCACGCTACTTTCTATGGTTGATGCTTCTGTTGGTGGAAAAACAGGTGTTGATTTAGGGAATTTGAAAAACCAAATTGGCGTTATCAATGTACCCAAAATGGTACTCATTGATACTCAATATTTAACAACACTTTCCAAAGACGAAATGCGCTCCGGACTTGCCGAAATGCTAAAACACGGATTGATTTATGACAAAAATTATTGGGAGAAATTCTTGGATTTAAAAGCCGTTGATTTTGCTGATTTCGATGAATTAATCTATCGTTCTGTCGAAATTAAGAATGAAATTGTAATACAAGATCCTACAGAGAAAAATATTCGAAAAGCACTAAACTTTGGACATACTTTAGGTCACGCTATCGAAAGCTATTTCTTGGAAAATGAGAACAAAAAGAACTTATTACATGGAGAAGCCATTGCGGTTGGAATGATCCTTGAAAGTTATATTTCGTGGAAAATGAATTTAATAACTATTGATGACTATATTCAAATTAAGACTACCATAAAATCGATCTATGATGATGTAGTTTTTGAAGAAAATGACATCGAACCTATACTGGAATTGCTGATTCATGACAAGAAAAACGAATACGGCAACATTCAGTTTGCTTTGATTCAAGCAATCGGAAAAATAAAAATCAATCAATCGGTTGAAAACGAATTGATTCTAAAGGCTTTCCACGATTACAAATCTTAA
- a CDS encoding proline dehydrogenase family protein, giving the protein MRNIFNNTQVAFSLKSDTELHRAYFLFKMIANEPLVRIGTAVTNFALKAHLPVEGLIRATVFDHFCGGVNEEDCLVVVDKMFAKGVSSVLDYSVEGKEEEDQFDVVLEKTLKLIAFAKEKKAIPFAVFKPTGFGRLELYQKIGEGQELNSDETEEWSRVVARFNKVCKTAYENDVALLIDAEESWMQNAADDLIEKMMQQYNTSKVIVFNTLQMYRKDRLDYLKKLHKKAETKGFKVGIKLVRGAYMEKENERAEENGYSSPIHDSKEATDQNYDAALKYIVYAIDTISIFAGTHNESSVYLLMDLMEGKGIKPNDSRIWFGQLYGMSDTISFNLAEKGYNVAKYLPFGPVKDVMPYLIRRAEENTSVTGQTSRELTMIKMERDRRKGR; this is encoded by the coding sequence ATGCGAAATATTTTCAATAACACGCAAGTTGCCTTTTCTTTAAAAAGTGATACAGAACTCCATCGAGCTTATTTTCTTTTTAAAATGATTGCCAATGAGCCACTGGTTCGGATAGGAACTGCGGTTACGAATTTTGCTTTAAAAGCGCATCTTCCAGTTGAGGGTTTGATTCGTGCGACTGTTTTTGATCATTTTTGTGGTGGTGTGAATGAAGAAGATTGTTTGGTTGTAGTGGATAAAATGTTTGCTAAAGGCGTTTCGTCTGTTTTAGATTATTCTGTGGAAGGTAAGGAAGAGGAAGATCAATTTGACGTTGTTTTGGAAAAGACCTTGAAACTGATTGCTTTCGCCAAAGAAAAAAAAGCCATTCCGTTTGCAGTTTTTAAGCCAACGGGTTTTGGACGTTTGGAATTGTACCAAAAAATAGGCGAAGGACAAGAATTAAATTCAGATGAAACTGAAGAATGGAGTAGAGTAGTGGCGCGTTTTAATAAAGTCTGCAAAACAGCTTATGAGAATGACGTGGCTTTATTAATTGATGCAGAAGAAAGTTGGATGCAAAATGCTGCCGATGATTTGATTGAAAAAATGATGCAACAATACAATACATCCAAGGTTATTGTTTTCAATACTTTACAGATGTATCGTAAAGATCGATTGGATTATTTGAAAAAATTACACAAAAAAGCAGAAACCAAAGGATTTAAGGTTGGAATAAAACTCGTTCGTGGTGCTTATATGGAAAAAGAAAACGAGCGCGCTGAAGAAAATGGCTATTCATCTCCAATACATGATTCCAAAGAAGCGACGGATCAAAATTATGATGCAGCCCTGAAATATATCGTATATGCAATTGACACTATATCCATTTTTGCAGGAACGCATAATGAATCCAGTGTTTATTTACTCATGGATTTGATGGAAGGAAAAGGAATAAAACCGAATGATTCCAGAATTTGGTTCGGACAATTATACGGAATGAGCGATACTATCAGTTTTAATTTAGCTGAAAAAGGATATAATGTTGCGAAGTATTTGCCTTTTGGTCCCGTAAAAGATGTAATGCCCTATTTGATTCGCCGTGCGGAAGAAAATACTTCGGTGACGGGACAAACCAGTCGGGAATTAACAATGATAAAAATGGAACGAGATAGACGGAAAGGAAGGTGA
- a CDS encoding ABC transporter ATP-binding protein, producing MARFQENDLPKSKLDSNSLNKALRIFKYAKNHKWKFFVGLVFLLLTSATALAFPKLMGMLVDCVTNKDLDKANEIALMLMGILFLQAIFSFFRISLFVNFTENSLSNIRFALYENLIKLPMSFFSQKRVGELNSRISADISQLQDTFTTTIAEFLRQLILIIGGFIILASISPKLTLMMLSIVPVVAVAAVVFGRFIRKYGKKTQDKVAESQVIVEETLQGISNVKAFANEWYELERYKNKIKEIVKIAIKGGQYRGYFASFIILCLFGCVVAVVWYGITLTIKGEVEGVGDLISFVLYTTFIGASFGGIAEMYAQIQKAVGATERVFELLDETPEKINATPNAASIQKIQGNVSFNNVAFSYPSRKEIKVLKDVNFTASFGQKIAIVGPSGAGKSTIASLLLRFYDIEGGEILIDNKNIHEYDLENLRGNMSIVPQDVILFGGTIRENIAYGKPNATEEEILKASKQANALSFIESFPEKFETIVGERGIKLSGGQRQRIAIARALLKNPSILILDEATSSLDSESEKLVQEALEILMEGRTSIIIAHRLSTIRSADQILVLDKGVITEQGTHQELIALENGIYKNLSNLQFSHS from the coding sequence ATGGCAAGATTCCAAGAAAATGATTTACCTAAATCTAAATTAGATTCTAACTCACTCAATAAAGCGTTACGAATATTCAAATATGCCAAAAACCACAAATGGAAATTCTTTGTCGGTCTTGTTTTTCTGCTACTAACTAGTGCAACGGCTCTTGCTTTTCCTAAATTAATGGGGATGTTAGTCGATTGTGTAACCAATAAAGATTTAGATAAAGCCAACGAAATTGCATTAATGCTTATGGGAATTTTATTTCTACAAGCTATTTTTTCGTTTTTCAGAATCTCACTTTTTGTCAACTTTACCGAAAATTCATTGTCCAACATTCGCTTTGCATTGTATGAGAATTTAATCAAATTGCCGATGTCGTTTTTCTCTCAAAAGCGTGTTGGTGAGCTGAATAGTAGAATTAGTGCCGATATTTCGCAATTGCAGGATACTTTTACGACAACCATCGCAGAATTTTTAAGACAATTAATTTTAATCATTGGTGGTTTTATCATCCTGGCAAGTATCAGTCCAAAACTAACTTTGATGATGCTTTCTATAGTTCCTGTAGTTGCTGTTGCGGCAGTTGTTTTTGGAAGATTCATTCGAAAATACGGAAAAAAAACACAGGATAAAGTAGCCGAAAGTCAGGTAATCGTTGAAGAAACTTTACAAGGAATAAGTAACGTAAAAGCTTTTGCCAATGAATGGTATGAATTAGAACGTTATAAAAATAAAATCAAAGAAATTGTAAAAATTGCTATTAAAGGTGGTCAATACCGTGGGTATTTCGCTTCGTTCATCATTTTATGTCTCTTTGGATGCGTGGTTGCTGTGGTTTGGTACGGAATCACATTAACTATTAAAGGAGAAGTAGAAGGCGTTGGTGATTTGATTTCTTTTGTTTTATACACTACATTTATAGGTGCTTCTTTTGGAGGTATTGCCGAAATGTATGCACAAATTCAGAAAGCAGTTGGTGCTACAGAACGTGTTTTTGAATTATTAGACGAAACTCCAGAAAAAATAAACGCTACACCAAATGCTGCTTCAATCCAAAAGATACAAGGAAATGTTAGTTTTAACAATGTAGCTTTTAGTTATCCTTCTAGAAAAGAAATAAAAGTATTGAAAGACGTAAATTTCACTGCCAGTTTTGGTCAAAAAATCGCTATCGTTGGACCAAGTGGTGCAGGAAAATCAACTATTGCCTCCCTTCTTTTGCGTTTTTATGATATTGAAGGCGGAGAAATCTTAATCGATAATAAAAACATTCATGAATATGATTTAGAAAACCTTCGTGGCAATATGAGTATTGTTCCTCAAGATGTGATTTTATTTGGTGGAACCATCAGAGAAAACATTGCTTATGGAAAACCAAATGCCACCGAAGAGGAAATTCTTAAAGCTTCGAAACAAGCGAATGCTTTGAGTTTTATTGAAAGTTTCCCTGAAAAATTCGAAACTATTGTGGGTGAAAGAGGTATTAAACTTTCTGGTGGACAAAGACAGCGTATTGCCATTGCCAGAGCATTGCTGAAAAATCCAAGTATTTTGATTTTAGACGAAGCGACCTCGTCATTGGATAGTGAAAGCGAAAAACTGGTTCAAGAAGCCTTGGAAATTTTAATGGAAGGAAGAACAAGCATCATCATTGCGCACCGTCTTTCTACTATTCGTAGTGCCGATCAGATTTTAGTATTGGATAAAGGTGTAATTACCGAACAAGGAACACACCAAGAATTAATCGCTTTAGAAAACGGAATTTATAAGAACTTGAGTAATTTGCAGTTTAGTCATTCTTAA
- a CDS encoding Arm DNA-binding domain-containing protein, protein MKAKITLHIYAKTTKANAAGQLPIYIRLTVDGQRFEFSSKKFIDKSKWSPELSKMKGSSEEARTINNYLDLMKSKVFDIQMELIHKN, encoded by the coding sequence ATGAAAGCAAAAATCACTTTACACATTTATGCAAAAACTACAAAAGCTAATGCAGCTGGACAATTACCAATTTATATTCGATTGACTGTTGATGGACAACGCTTCGAATTCAGTTCCAAGAAATTCATTGACAAGTCCAAATGGTCGCCAGAACTATCCAAAATGAAAGGCAGCTCGGAAGAAGCTAGAACAATTAATAACTATCTTGATTTAATGAAATCTAAAGTATTTGATATTCAAATGGAACTAATCCATAAAAATTAA
- a CDS encoding site-specific integrase, translating to MIIPIYQNHNDKIEELIGNGYAYGTLERFKISLKHLQEFIQWKYNVSDISINKIDYAFVTEFEFYLRSIKKCNNNTAVKYVRNFRKIIKICLDNDWLDKNPCSRYEGKMKEVERDFLTEEELNRIYNKRFSSERLNLVKDIFIFSCYTGLAYVDVKGLKKDHIAIGIDGEKWIFKNRQKTDTKSKIPVLSIAQEIIQKYANHPKCLNEDSILPILTNQKMNAYLKEVGDLCDISKEITFHMARHTFATSVTLTNGVPIETVSKMLGHKNIQTTQHYAKILDQKVSEDMKILRNKFTATDNKFNKAN from the coding sequence ATGATCATTCCCATTTATCAAAATCACAATGATAAAATCGAAGAACTTATCGGCAATGGGTATGCTTATGGAACATTGGAACGATTTAAAATATCTTTGAAACACTTACAAGAATTCATCCAATGGAAATACAATGTTTCGGACATAAGCATAAACAAAATTGATTACGCTTTTGTAACCGAATTTGAATTCTATTTGCGAAGTATTAAAAAATGCAATAACAATACTGCTGTAAAATATGTTAGGAATTTCAGAAAAATAATTAAAATCTGTTTGGATAACGATTGGTTAGATAAAAATCCTTGTAGTCGCTACGAAGGAAAAATGAAAGAAGTGGAACGAGATTTTCTTACTGAAGAAGAATTAAACAGGATTTACAACAAACGATTTTCATCAGAAAGATTAAATTTAGTAAAGGATATTTTTATTTTTTCCTGTTATACTGGTTTAGCTTATGTTGATGTAAAAGGATTAAAGAAAGACCACATAGCAATAGGCATAGATGGCGAAAAATGGATTTTCAAGAATCGGCAGAAAACAGATACCAAGTCAAAAATACCAGTATTGTCAATTGCACAAGAAATCATTCAAAAATATGCCAATCATCCAAAGTGTTTAAACGAAGATAGTATCCTGCCAATTTTGACTAACCAAAAGATGAATGCCTATCTTAAAGAAGTTGGAGATCTATGTGATATTTCAAAGGAAATCACTTTTCATATGGCTAGACATACTTTTGCAACATCAGTAACACTTACCAATGGAGTTCCTATCGAAACTGTAAGCAAAATGCTTGGTCATAAAAACATTCAAACCACTCAACATTATGCTAAAATTCTAGATCAAAAAGTGAGTGAGGATATGAAGATTTTAAGAAATAAATTTACAGCAACAGATAATAAATTCAATAAAGCCAATTGA
- a CDS encoding SDR family NAD(P)-dependent oxidoreductase, with product MTTKSKIALVTGGSRGLGKDMVLSLAKKGLNVIFTYNNNKIEADKVVAEVLAMGQKAIAYQLDVSKLNTFDAFVSQINEHLQEHEGNPNFDYLINNAGFGAYEKITETTEATLDQMYAVHLKAPYLLSQKLFPFMNENGAIVNISSGLTRFAYDGYAPYASMKGALETLTKYMAKEFTSKKIRVNVLAPGAIETDFGGGAVRDNKDLNAMIANQTALGRVGVVDDIGSVVAFLCSDDAKWVNAQRLEVSGGIHI from the coding sequence ATGACAACGAAAAGCAAAATAGCACTCGTAACGGGTGGAAGTCGAGGTTTAGGAAAAGATATGGTTCTTTCTCTTGCCAAAAAAGGATTGAATGTAATTTTTACCTACAATAACAATAAAATTGAGGCTGATAAAGTAGTGGCTGAAGTACTCGCTATGGGGCAAAAAGCAATTGCTTACCAATTGGATGTAAGTAAATTGAATACTTTTGATGCTTTTGTTTCACAAATAAACGAGCATTTACAAGAACACGAGGGTAATCCAAATTTCGATTATCTTATCAATAATGCCGGTTTTGGAGCTTATGAAAAAATAACCGAAACTACGGAAGCTACTTTAGATCAAATGTATGCTGTTCACTTAAAAGCACCTTATTTACTCTCACAGAAATTATTTCCGTTTATGAACGAGAATGGAGCAATTGTAAATATTTCTTCTGGATTGACTCGTTTTGCTTATGATGGTTACGCACCTTATGCTAGTATGAAAGGTGCTTTAGAAACACTTACAAAATATATGGCAAAAGAATTTACATCTAAAAAAATAAGGGTAAATGTATTGGCTCCTGGTGCAATCGAAACCGATTTTGGTGGTGGCGCTGTACGAGATAACAAAGATTTGAACGCTATGATTGCAAACCAAACCGCTCTTGGTCGAGTTGGTGTAGTCGATGATATTGGCAGTGTAGTAGCTTTTTTATGTAGTGATGATGCAAAATGGGTCAATGCCCAACGATTAGAAGTTTCTGGAGGAATTCACATATAA
- a CDS encoding NAD(P)H-binding protein, with protein sequence MKIVVTGSLGNISKPLTIELIQKGHSVTVISSNDKKRAEIESLGAIAAIGSLQDVEFVTATFTGADAVYSMVPPENYFDPSFDLLSYYRSIGQNYKDAIKNTGVKRVVNLSTIGGHLEAGNGILVGAHNVERILNTLAADVSITHIRPTEFYYNLLSQIYSAKNNGFIASNIGGDVINSWVSPIDIANVITEELTTKLDGRNVRYVASEELTYNELVKVLGKAIGNNDLKWVQLTNEQMENGLLSIGMNPKIAAGLTEMYAAIDSGLLYEDYINNKPSHFGTVKLKDFAVNFAKAYNEI encoded by the coding sequence ATGAAAATAGTAGTAACAGGTTCGTTAGGAAACATAAGCAAACCACTCACAATTGAATTAATACAAAAAGGACATTCAGTAACAGTAATTAGTAGTAACGATAAAAAGCGGGCAGAAATTGAAAGTTTAGGAGCAATAGCAGCCATTGGTTCTTTGCAAGATGTTGAATTTGTAACAGCAACATTTACTGGAGCAGATGCAGTATATTCTATGGTTCCACCAGAAAATTACTTTGATCCTAGTTTCGATTTACTATCTTATTATCGTTCTATAGGGCAAAATTATAAAGATGCCATAAAAAATACTGGTGTAAAACGAGTAGTCAACTTAAGTACTATTGGAGGACATTTAGAAGCAGGAAATGGAATTTTAGTAGGTGCTCATAATGTGGAGAGAATTTTAAATACATTAGCAGCGGATGTTTCGATTACCCACATTAGGCCAACAGAGTTTTATTATAATTTATTATCGCAAATATATTCAGCAAAAAACAATGGATTTATAGCCTCTAACATTGGTGGCGATGTAATCAATTCTTGGGTTTCGCCAATAGATATAGCCAATGTTATCACTGAAGAATTGACAACAAAATTAGATGGCAGAAACGTTCGATATGTTGCCAGTGAAGAACTTACGTACAATGAATTAGTAAAAGTTTTAGGCAAAGCAATAGGAAATAATGACTTGAAATGGGTCCAATTGACAAATGAACAAATGGAAAACGGATTACTATCTATTGGAATGAACCCCAAAATAGCCGCAGGTCTTACAGAAATGTATGCCGCCATTGATTCCGGATTATTATACGAAGATTATATAAACAACAAACCAAGCCATTTTGGGACAGTAAAACTCAAAGATTTTGCAGTAAATTTTGCAAAGGCTTACAATGAAATTTAG
- a CDS encoding helix-turn-helix domain-containing protein: protein MEIKRIKSITEYHRFVGLPKPQHPLISLIDYSKVVHQTDGKSLSFVMDFYSIALKRVDGIKMFYGQSEYDFDEGLMSFLAPGQVLRIEIDPNAPNNRSGYLLQIHPDFLWKSFLAKTIKQYEFFNYTINEALFLSDKEETIITTIFEGIKQEYHTNIDKFSKDLIIAQIELLLKYADRFYNRQFITREISNHQILSKIEGFLNDYFNTENLSKSGLPSVQSIAEKLNISPNYLSNLLKLHTGQSTQQHIHNKLIEKAKEKLSTTNLSVSEIAFELGFEHSQSFSKLFKNKSGVSPLKFRESFN, encoded by the coding sequence ATGGAAATCAAAAGAATAAAATCCATCACAGAGTATCATCGTTTTGTAGGATTACCCAAACCGCAACATCCGTTGATTAGCCTGATTGATTACTCAAAAGTAGTGCATCAAACCGATGGAAAATCATTGAGTTTTGTGATGGATTTTTATTCTATTGCCCTAAAAAGAGTAGATGGTATCAAAATGTTTTACGGACAGTCGGAATATGATTTTGACGAAGGATTAATGTCGTTTCTTGCTCCTGGACAAGTGCTCCGAATAGAAATTGATCCCAATGCCCCAAACAATCGGTCAGGCTATCTATTACAAATTCATCCTGATTTTTTATGGAAATCATTTTTGGCAAAAACAATTAAACAATATGAATTTTTCAATTATACCATCAACGAAGCTTTGTTTCTTTCGGATAAAGAAGAAACAATAATCACCACCATTTTTGAAGGCATTAAACAAGAGTATCACACCAATATTGATAAATTTAGTAAAGATTTAATTATTGCTCAAATAGAATTGTTACTAAAATATGCGGATCGGTTTTACAATCGTCAATTCATCACTCGTGAAATTAGCAACCATCAGATTTTATCAAAAATAGAAGGATTTTTAAACGACTATTTCAATACCGAAAACCTTTCAAAATCGGGATTACCAAGTGTACAATCAATAGCCGAAAAATTAAACATTTCTCCTAATTATTTGAGTAATCTTTTAAAGTTACATACAGGACAAAGTACACAACAACACATTCACAATAAACTAATCGAAAAAGCAAAAGAGAAACTTTCTACCACAAATTTATCTGTTTCCGAAATAGCTTTTGAATTAGGTTTTGAACATTCGCAAAGTTTTTCAAAATTATTCAAGAACAAAAGCGGAGTAAGTCCTTTAAAATTTAGGGAGAGTTTTAATTAA